The sequence AGGCCATCCACCTGTCCGCTCTTGACCGAAAGGTTACCCGAATGCTCCAGAAATTTCTTCGTGATACTAAGGTCCGTCGAATCCATTCGGCCCGTGAGCGTGAACGGGTTTCGGTAACCATATGAATATTCTGCCAGAATCTCGGCCAAGGTACTTCCTTGTAGCATGGTCGATCCAGCCATAACAAAGGCGGGCGCTTCCTTATCCCAATTTTGCACATTGGTGACCGAGGCATTGAGTTCGGTCAATTCTACACGCACAGCGATCTTGCGCTCGCCTTGCAACTCTTCAATGACCAGCACTCCGCCATTGACCTCGATCCTTTCGAAGCCCAGATCGATTGAAATACTGCTCAGCAAATCCTGAGGATATGTCTTCACTTGATCCGGAAATGGCAATCGACCATCTTTGAAGATCTCGGCATAAGGCTGGTTCAGATACAAGTTCGTGAGTTGTACCAATCCGGTGTCGACCATATCGGGCGGGGTCATATACCACGTGGGACCGAAACATCCCACCGAGCTTTTTTCCAACCGTAGTGGTGTCCGTAGGCGATCCGTCCCAGATTTGCCTTCAGGTGTAATCCGTGTCCGGCAAAGAGGGTGTCGCCCCAAAGCACTTCTACGCTGTCAACCATCACCACGTACATACTGTCCGGGAATTGAAAATATACATCGGGCAAGGTGAGCACCCAGCGCGACATCTCCACCAGCTCCGTCGCGGAGCCATCGACGGCCAAGTCTTTCATCACGAATTTGAGTCCGGCCGAAAACTCCATCGGTCCATCGGGATCCCACCAAAGAGAGCCGTCCAGGGTTCGGAGCTCCTTGGCCCGGAGATCGAGCCCGGTCAATTCTCCGTCCGAGGACCCCTCTTTGGGCACGGCCGTTTTTGAACTGTCCTTTGGAGGTAAGGCGTATCCTTCGAACACCGGCTTATCGATGACGAGACTATCGAGCCGCAGGCTCCCCGAAGAAAGGAATTCGGCACTCTTGAAGCCGTGGAGGCGAATGCTTTTGACGTGGAGCGACCAATACTTCTTTTGCTGGCCCTGACGGGTGAGTTGAATGTCGTAGAGTTTTAGCTCGCCGCGGCGAAGGTTCAAGCGGCTGCGCTCGTACTCGAACTCCCAGCCATCGCCCAGTTGGTTGCGGACCTGTGTTTTGAGCATATCGTTCACCTGTCGCAGCACCAACAAATTGCCCGACAAAACGAACCCCGCGATAACGGCGATGCCTATTTTGAGCCGCTTGCGCTTCACAGAGATCCAAGGTAGCTAATTTCCTTTTTAAGAAGACTGATTTCCGCTAACTTGCGTGCAAAATTCAGCGATATGTACGGAGCCCTGAAAAGCTATTTGCAAGACGAGTTGAAGGCCATTGAAGAGGCCGGACTATATAAGAAGGAGCGCATCGTCACCGGTCCGCAAGATGCCGTGATCCGGATCAGCACCGGTCAGGAAGTGATCAATTTTTGCGCGAACAACTACTTGGGGCTGAGCTCGCACCCAAAAGTTTTGCAGGCCGCGAAGGATGCCTTGGACTCGCATGGATTTGGGATGTCGAGCGTTCGCTTCATTTCTGGAACTCAGGACATTCACAAGGAACTCGAGCACAAGATCGCCGAGTTTTTGGGTACGGAAGACACCATACTATACGCTGCGGCCTTCGACGCCAACGGTGGCATGTTCGAGCCCTTGCTCGGGCCCGAAGACGCCATCATCAGCGATTCGCTCAACCACGCCTCCATCATCGATGGGGTGCGCTTGTGCAAGGCTCAGCGTTTCCGCTACAAGAATAACGACATGGCCGATCTCGAGGAACAGCTGAAAGCGGCCTCCGAAGCGCGCCACAAGATCATCGTAACCGACGGGGTATTCTCCATGGACGGCTATGTAGCTCAGCTCGATAAGATCTGTGACCTCGCCGAAAAGTACGATGCCCTCGTGATGGTCGACGAATGCCACGCAACCGGATTCATAGGCGAAACGGGTCGCGGGACCCACGAGTTGCGCGGAGTTATGGGACGTATCGACATCATCACCGGAACGCTCGGAAAGGCACTCGGAGGTGCCATGGGCGGGTTTACGACCGGTCGCAAGGAGATCATCGACATGCTGCGTCAACGCTCTCGCCCGTACCTCTTCAGTAACTCGCTGGCTCCATCCATCGTGGGTGCCAGCATCGCGGTTTTCGACCTGCTGAGCGAAAGCACCGAACTGCGCGATAAACTCGAGTGGAACACCAACTACTTTAAAAAGGGGATCAAAGCGGCCGGATTCGACATCAAGGACGGAGACAGCGCCATTGTACCGGTAATGCTGTACGACGCCAAACTGTCGCAGGTCATGGCCGATAAGCTTCTCGAAAAAGGAATTTACGTCGTCGGATTCTTTTATCCGGTGGTCCCGAAAGAGCAGGCCCGTATTCGAGTACAACTCAGTGCCGCGCACGACCAGTCGCACCTCGACAAAGCCATCGAGGCCTTTACCGAAGTCGGCAAGGAATTAGGAGTGATATGAGCCTACGGCTCGATGTAGCCCTCCGTTCCGCTATGGATCACCCGACTCAACATAGGCCATCCCCCGCTATCAGGAGGGCTGAAGCCAATTGGTTATCAACACTTTTTCGTTCATAAAATTGGGCTAACGGTATTATTGTCGTAAATTTGCAGCCCGTTTTTGAGAGGGCTCCATTGCGAGTCGGGTAATTAATTAAAAATTCAGTCAAGTGGACACATTGAGCTACAAGACGGTTTCGGCCAACGCCGCAACGGTAGACAAGAAGTGGATCGTGGTGGACGCTGAAGGACAAACACTAGGTCGTTTGGCCTCTGGTGTTGCTAAAGTTCTTCGCGGAAAACACAAGCCAGACTTCACTCCGCATGTGGATGGTGGTGATTTCGTCATCGTTATCAATGCCGATAAAGTAAGCTTGTCAGGACAGAAGTGGGATCAGAAACAACACATCCGCCACACGGGTTACCCGGGTGGACAGCGCAGTTTGACTTCGCGCGAGTTGTTTGAGAAAGATCCTATTCTCTTGATCGAGGCTGCTGTTAAAGGCATGTTGCCGAAGAACCGTTTAGGTCGCAAGATCTTCGGAAATCTTCACGTATATGTTGGTGCAGAGCACCCGCATGAGGCGCAAAAGCCCGAAGTAATGAACTTCAACGAAATTAAAATCTAAGCAATGGAAATCACGCACGCTATCGGACGTCGCAAGAAATCAGTTGCTCGCGTTTATTTGACCGAGGGTAAGGGTAACTTTACTATCAACAACCGCGCGATCGACGACTACTTCACTACCCCGACCCTGCGCTACAAAGTGATGCAACCTTTCACTTTGGCGGAGATCGTAGGAAAGTACGACGTTAAAGCAAACATTGAAGGTGGTGGAACCACCGGACAAGCGGAAGCTCTTCGTTTGGGAATCGCTCGCTCTTTGTGCGAGATCAACGACGAGTACCGCGCTATCTTCAAGCCACACGGCTTGCTCACTCGTGACCCACGTATGGTCGAGCGCAAAAAATTCGGTCAGAAGAAAGCTCGTAAGAAATTCCAGTTCTCTAAACGTTAATCGGAATTCCTTATTCGGTTTAGCATCTAAATCGGTCGGATGCCCCCGGGCCTACCTCCCGATTGCTTAAGCCAAAAATTAAGTCGAACAGAACGTAAACCAATTGCATTATGCAACCAATAGAAATTGAAAAACTCTTAAAATCAGGTGTTCACTTCGGGCACTTGACTCGCAAGTGGAATCCAGCCATGGCTCCTTACATTTTCATGGAGCGCAACGGAATCCACATCATTGACCTCAAAAAAACGGCAGCCAAGCTCGACGAAAGTCGTAAGGCCCTGGCATCCATTGCAGCCAGCGGAAAAAAGATCCTCTTCGTCGCTACCAAGAAACAAGCTAAAGAGATCTTGGAAGAGCAGATGAAAGGTTTGAACATGCCTTACATCACCGAGCGTTGGCCTGGTGGTATGCTCACGAACTTCGTGACCATCCGCAAAGCGATCAAAAAGATGCAAACCATCGACAAAATGATCGCAGACGGTACATTCGATTCATTGTCTAAGCGCGAGCGCCTTCAGGTAACTCGTCAACGTGCTAAACTCGAGAAGCAACTCGGAAGCATCGCCGACATGAACCGTTTGCCGGGAGCACTCTTCATCGTTGACGTGATGCATGAGCACATCGCGGTGAAAGAAGCTCAAAAATTGAACATCCCTACTTTCGCCCTCGTCGATACCAACTCGAACCCGAACGATGTGGATTTCGCCATCCCGGGTAACGACGACGCTTCTAAAGCGATCAAAGTGATCCTCGAGTACGTAACCGACGCTGTGAAAGAAGGACTTACTGCTCGATAAGCAGATAAAGATGACTCTTCTGAAGAGAAGACAGAGAAGAAGAGCAAGAAAGAAGAGGCATCAGCGGCCGAATAATTCAACCAGTATTTATAACCTGAGAATTAGAAACAGAAAATGGCGAAAATCACCGCCGCAGAAGTAAACAAGCTCCGTAAACAAACCGGAGCCGGAATGATGGACTGTAAAAAAGCGCTCGTTGAAGCCGAAGGCGATTTCGACGCTGCCATCGATATCCTCCGGAAAAAAGGTCAAAAAGTAGCTGCTAAGCGCGCCGATCGCGAAGCGAGCGAAGGAGCTGTTTTGGCTACTACCAATGCCGACAACACCGTTGGGGTTTTGGTTAGTGTTAACTGCGAAACGGACTTCGTTGCTAAGAACGAAGGTTTTGTTCAGTTGGCCGAGCAAGTTCTTAAAGTGGCTATGGAGAACACTCCCGACACTAAAGAAGAGCTTTACGCTCTTTCATTCGACGGCTCCATGAGCGTTGAAGAGAAGTTGACCGATCAAACCGGAGTTATCGGTGAAAAGATCGAGGTTTCTACTTACGAGAAACTCGAAGCTCCTTACGTTGCCGCTTATATCCATGCCGGAAACAAATTGGCCAGTTTGGTCGGTTTGAGCGCCGTTCCTTCCCATGACGATGCCGGAAAGAATGTGGCCATGCAAGTTGCCGCTATGAGCCCGATCTCAATAGATAAGGGCGGAATTGACCAAGAGACCATCGGCCGCGAATTGGAAGTAGGTCGCGATCTCGCTCGTCAAGAAGGTAAGCCGGAAGAAATGCTCGACCGTATCGCTCAAGGTCGTTTGGGTAAATTCTTCAAGGAGAACACCCTGATGTCTCAAGCTTACATCAAAGAGAGCAAGCAGAGCGTGAGCGATTACTTGAATTCCGTTGACAAAGGATTGTCGGCCACCGCGTTCAAACGCGTCGGCCTCGGAGGTTGATTCAAGCATTGATACTTTAAAGGAGAGACTTAGTTCTCTCCTTTTTTTTGCTCTAACTTTACCGAACCTAAAGTCCAAGTGATGAAATACAAAAGAGTCCTTCTGAAATTGAGTGGCGAAGCCCTCATGGGAGCCAACAGTTACGGCATTGACCCCAACCGTATTCGAGCCTATGCCGAAGACATCAAGAAAGTAGTTGAAGCCGGAGTCGAAGTAGCCATAGTACTCGGCGGAGGAAACATCTTCCGCGGTCTCGGCGCCGCCGATCAAGGTATCGATCGCGTACAAGGAGACCACATGGGAATGCTCGCCACCGTCATCAACGGCTTGGCCATGCAATCCGTGCTCGAAGGAATGGGCATGCAAACCCGCCTTCAATCAGCCATCGAAATGGACAAAGTCGCCGAACCTTTTATTAGACGACGCGCAGTTCGCCACCTCGAAAAAGGTCGTATCGTCATTTTCGGAGGAGGAACGGGCAACCCGTATTTCACCACGGATACCGCCGCCACACTGCGCGCCGTGGAGATCGAAGCCGATGTGATCCTCAAAGGAACACGCGTCGACGGCATTTACTCCACCGATCCCGAGAAAGACAAATCGGCCGTGCGCTACCAAAACCTCACGTTCAAAGACGTATACGAAAAAGGCCTCAATGTAATGGATATGACCGCCTTTACTTTGAGCAAGGAAAATGACTTGCCCATCATCGTATTCGACATGAATACCCCGGGCAACCTCGAAAAGGTCGTGCTTGGAGAAAATGTGGGTACCCTGGTCGAAAACTGATCGAATCGCGGTTTTTAATAACTTAGGCCACCTTAAAGTTTTAGGAATATGAACGAAGATTTGGAACTGATATACGAGACCACTCGCGATGCCATGAACAAAAGCATCGACCACCTCGAAAAGGAATTGTTGAAGATTCGCGCCGGTCGTGCGAACCCGCAAATGTTGAGCACCGTTAAAGTAGATTACTACGGCACCGAAACTCCTCTTTCGCAAGTTTCGAACATCAACACCTCGGATGCCCGCACACTGACCGTGCAGCCATGGGAAAAGAAGATGATCCCGGAGATCGAAAAGGCCATCATGAACAGTGGCCTCGGGTTCAACCCACAAAACAACGGTGAGGTCGTGATCATCAATATTCCGCCACTTACGGAGGAACGACGCAAAGACTTGGTGAAGCAAGCGCGCACCGAAGCCGAACACGCCCGCATTGGAATCAGAAACGCCCGTAAAGAGGCCAACAACGAGATCAAAAAACTCGAAAACGGCGGCCTGTCGGAAGATCTGGCCAAGGACGCCGAAGCCGAGATCCAAGGCATCACCAACGGCTACAACACCAAGATCGACAAACACCTCGAGCGAAAAGAAGCCGAGATCATGCATATTTAATCCTCCGTTGTGTAACAAATTTGCAATAGCGCCGTCTTTACGATAGGCGCTTTTATATTGGAGTTGTTCGAAACCCCGATGTGGCTGATTTTACTGAGACTGAGATGCTCTTTATTTTTCTCGGTCACTAGAAAAACGATCACCCCAACACACCCGATACGACCTCCGGGTAGGCCTCTGTTACACCACATATTCATGAAATGGTTCAACTTCGTTAAATTGACGAATCTTACCACCTCATAGTACTGACCGTCAATAACTAACTGCAACAATCGGCTATGAACTTATTGGGCAACCTCATCTGGCTAATATTCGGTGGACTAATCGCCGCCATCGAGTACTTCATCGCCAGCCTTTTACTCATGATCACCATCGTGGGCATCCCCTTCGGCATCCAAACCCTCAAACTCGCCATGCTGATGCTGTGGCCCTTTGGCGCCGAAGTGAAAGACACCGAAAACGCGGGCGGATGCCTCCACACCCTCATGAACGTGCTCTGGATCTTCCTCGGCGGCATCTGGATCGCCCTCACCCACCTGCTCTTCGGCATCCTGCTCACCATCACCATCATCGGCGCACCGTGGGGCAGCCAGCACTTCAAACTCGCCTCGCTGGCCCTTACCCCCTTCGGAAAACGCGTAATCACCTAATAAGTATTCTGAGCCTCAACGGCTCGATGGAGCCCTCCGCTGCCCCGGTGAAGTTTTCAATTGGCCGGCGAACTCCCGCATCGTGCCGTAGGCACAAAAGTTCGGCTGTGAGCATGAAATCACCCGAGATTTCCCAAGCGCTTACGTACCTTGTCGCGAAACCATCAACTTTTAAGCCGCACGATCAAGCGCAGGACTTACCGGAATGAGGAGTTTCATTTGGATCATATTACTCTTGACCACGTCATCCAATGTCAGGGCTCAGGGGGTATTCGTGAATTACGACATCGATACTTCGGTGTATTGCGTGGGCGAACCCCTCGATCTGTGGGTCGACTTCCTCACTTCGGGGAGCGATGATGCCGGATCGGTTTTCTGGAATAACGCCGAGGTAGAGCGATTCGGATCCGATGACTACTTCCTCGTGGAGCGTGAACTCGATTTCGGAACCGAGGACTTTTTGCGATTTGTTGCTTATGCCAGCGTCAAAATCTTGAGTGTTCGGGAGATCGGGCCGTATTACAAGATCACCTCGCTCATGGAATTCGCCCCGAAAAACAGGAGAAGTCAAGTTCAGTACACCTTTCACGTTTACGCAGGACGAGCGAACGATAAGCTCAAACTTTTCAACGCCTTGCCGATTAATACCGAGCTGCACTTATCGACCACCACCGTGGGGTACATCCGCTATCATTACTTGAAGTCGCACGAATTCGACTCGGAATTGGCCCAAAAGCAGAGTGCCTTTTTATCAGATTTCAGCAGCGCGTTCGAGGTGCCGATTGATACGGTCGACTATTACTTTGCTCCTACTAACGAACAAATCAACGAGCTCAGGGGCTT comes from Flavobacteriales bacterium and encodes:
- the kbl gene encoding glycine C-acetyltransferase; protein product: MYGALKSYLQDELKAIEEAGLYKKERIVTGPQDAVIRISTGQEVINFCANNYLGLSSHPKVLQAAKDALDSHGFGMSSVRFISGTQDIHKELEHKIAEFLGTEDTILYAAAFDANGGMFEPLLGPEDAIISDSLNHASIIDGVRLCKAQRFRYKNNDMADLEEQLKAASEARHKIIVTDGVFSMDGYVAQLDKICDLAEKYDALVMVDECHATGFIGETGRGTHELRGVMGRIDIITGTLGKALGGAMGGFTTGRKEIIDMLRQRSRPYLFSNSLAPSIVGASIAVFDLLSESTELRDKLEWNTNYFKKGIKAAGFDIKDGDSAIVPVMLYDAKLSQVMADKLLEKGIYVVGFFYPVVPKEQARIRVQLSAAHDQSHLDKAIEAFTEVGKELGVI
- the rplM gene encoding 50S ribosomal protein L13; translated protein: MDTLSYKTVSANAATVDKKWIVVDAEGQTLGRLASGVAKVLRGKHKPDFTPHVDGGDFVIVINADKVSLSGQKWDQKQHIRHTGYPGGQRSLTSRELFEKDPILLIEAAVKGMLPKNRLGRKIFGNLHVYVGAEHPHEAQKPEVMNFNEIKI
- the rpsI gene encoding 30S ribosomal protein S9, which gives rise to MEITHAIGRRKKSVARVYLTEGKGNFTINNRAIDDYFTTPTLRYKVMQPFTLAEIVGKYDVKANIEGGGTTGQAEALRLGIARSLCEINDEYRAIFKPHGLLTRDPRMVERKKFGQKKARKKFQFSKR
- the rpsB gene encoding 30S ribosomal protein S2, which codes for MMQPIEIEKLLKSGVHFGHLTRKWNPAMAPYIFMERNGIHIIDLKKTAAKLDESRKALASIAASGKKILFVATKKQAKEILEEQMKGLNMPYITERWPGGMLTNFVTIRKAIKKMQTIDKMIADGTFDSLSKRERLQVTRQRAKLEKQLGSIADMNRLPGALFIVDVMHEHIAVKEAQKLNIPTFALVDTNSNPNDVDFAIPGNDDASKAIKVILEYVTDAVKEGLTAR
- a CDS encoding elongation factor Ts, coding for MAKITAAEVNKLRKQTGAGMMDCKKALVEAEGDFDAAIDILRKKGQKVAAKRADREASEGAVLATTNADNTVGVLVSVNCETDFVAKNEGFVQLAEQVLKVAMENTPDTKEELYALSFDGSMSVEEKLTDQTGVIGEKIEVSTYEKLEAPYVAAYIHAGNKLASLVGLSAVPSHDDAGKNVAMQVAAMSPISIDKGGIDQETIGRELEVGRDLARQEGKPEEMLDRIAQGRLGKFFKENTLMSQAYIKESKQSVSDYLNSVDKGLSATAFKRVGLGG
- a CDS encoding UMP kinase, yielding MKYKRVLLKLSGEALMGANSYGIDPNRIRAYAEDIKKVVEAGVEVAIVLGGGNIFRGLGAADQGIDRVQGDHMGMLATVINGLAMQSVLEGMGMQTRLQSAIEMDKVAEPFIRRRAVRHLEKGRIVIFGGGTGNPYFTTDTAATLRAVEIEADVILKGTRVDGIYSTDPEKDKSAVRYQNLTFKDVYEKGLNVMDMTAFTLSKENDLPIIVFDMNTPGNLEKVVLGENVGTLVEN
- the frr gene encoding ribosome recycling factor, whose amino-acid sequence is MNEDLELIYETTRDAMNKSIDHLEKELLKIRAGRANPQMLSTVKVDYYGTETPLSQVSNINTSDARTLTVQPWEKKMIPEIEKAIMNSGLGFNPQNNGEVVIINIPPLTEERRKDLVKQARTEAEHARIGIRNARKEANNEIKKLENGGLSEDLAKDAEAEIQGITNGYNTKIDKHLERKEAEIMHI
- a CDS encoding YccF domain-containing protein, with product MNLLGNLIWLIFGGLIAAIEYFIASLLLMITIVGIPFGIQTLKLAMLMLWPFGAEVKDTENAGGCLHTLMNVLWIFLGGIWIALTHLLFGILLTITIIGAPWGSQHFKLASLALTPFGKRVIT